In Defluviitalea raffinosedens, the following proteins share a genomic window:
- a CDS encoding GIY-YIG nuclease family protein, with the protein MNILIEITEKLREKLNQIPALPGIYKMLDSKGNIIYIGKSKCLIKRVKSYFVDNPKWEKVQKLVLFIDDIDYIVTDTHLEARLLECQLIKEIKPSFNSQMKNDQKYVYLKVENYNRFNALSVVHQREENTYGPFRKRSTLLNIINSFKSIFPLVKRNGSYEFEYHVMSSPMDQNAFNQNKAVLLEIFSDNTKMVLLMSKLEEKMKECSMQYKYESAAKYRDLMQGLEYISEGIWRYKDLISKDILLKIPITNGHKLFFISKGNILTKKIYPNLDTKDIELFIKSSRSIKSPMSSNTDEKANVDFHDILYSEIISLPNEMVQIISPEQEI; encoded by the coding sequence GTGAATATCTTGATAGAAATTACAGAAAAGCTAAGGGAAAAACTTAATCAAATTCCTGCTCTCCCAGGAATTTATAAAATGTTGGATTCAAAAGGCAATATCATTTATATTGGTAAAAGCAAATGCCTTATAAAAAGAGTAAAATCATACTTTGTGGATAACCCAAAATGGGAAAAAGTCCAAAAATTAGTTCTGTTCATCGATGATATAGACTACATCGTAACTGATACGCATTTAGAAGCCCGTCTCTTAGAATGTCAATTGATTAAAGAAATAAAGCCTAGTTTCAACTCTCAGATGAAAAATGATCAGAAATATGTTTATTTAAAAGTAGAAAACTATAATAGATTTAACGCCTTATCTGTTGTCCATCAGAGGGAAGAAAATACCTATGGGCCTTTTAGAAAAAGATCCACTCTTTTAAATATCATCAATTCCTTTAAATCCATTTTCCCTCTTGTTAAAAGAAACGGAAGCTATGAATTTGAATACCATGTCATGTCCTCGCCCATGGATCAAAATGCTTTTAATCAAAACAAGGCTGTTTTGTTAGAAATTTTTTCAGACAACACAAAAATGGTACTTTTAATGAGTAAGTTAGAAGAGAAAATGAAAGAATGCTCTATGCAATATAAATATGAAAGTGCAGCAAAATATAGAGATCTCATGCAGGGATTGGAATACATCAGTGAAGGCATATGGCGTTATAAAGATTTGATATCAAAGGATATCTTACTGAAAATACCAATTACTAACGGACACAAACTTTTTTTCATCTCCAAGGGGAATATATTGACGAAAAAGATTTATCCAAATTTAGATACTAAAGATATTGAACTTTTTATCAAAAGCAGTCGTTCAATCAAGTCACCAATGTCTTCAAATACAGATGAAAAGGCAAATGTTGATTTTCACGATATTTTATATTCTGAAATTATTTCTCTTCCAAATGAAATGGTTCAGATCATTTCTCCTGAACAGGAGATTTAA
- a CDS encoding PulJ/GspJ family protein: MINNEQGVTLIELIISLAIFSVIISITLSVLLLGSKTFKQQTTETNDLMNISNAIHYLTKEIRKADQVKVESGMLILNEKDIYKLENQAIMKNSTPVFYNIEAFEINKVSSKIEIVIKGIGEEEVESTIYLR, translated from the coding sequence ATGATCAATAATGAACAGGGAGTTACTCTAATAGAACTAATTATCTCTTTAGCAATTTTTTCAGTCATTATCTCTATAACTTTATCGGTTTTATTGCTTGGCAGCAAAACTTTTAAACAGCAAACAACAGAAACCAATGATCTAATGAATATAAGCAATGCAATCCACTATTTGACGAAAGAAATCAGAAAAGCAGATCAGGTAAAGGTAGAAAGCGGAATGCTTATTTTAAATGAAAAAGACATATATAAACTAGAGAATCAAGCCATTATGAAAAACAGTACGCCGGTGTTTTATAACATAGAGGCATTTGAGATTAATAAAGTAAGTTCAAAAATAGAAATTGTAATTAAAGGAATTGGGGAAGAAGAAGTGGAATCAACCATTTACCTAAGATAA
- a CDS encoding VIT1/CCC1 transporter family protein encodes MEKQGKAISEETKQFILKLQQNEVTDRAIYLNLAKRVKKQSEKETLQRIAEEEGVHCEIWEKYTNKKLTPQKLKVWLYAAISFILGYTFAIKIMEKGEKDVQYIYSNLAQEVPEAEQILKDEEIHEQALIDLLDEERLQYVGSMVLGLNDALVELTGTLAGLSFALQDNRLVALSGLITGISATLSMASSEYLSARSEGNTNALKSSLYTGIMYIFAVVLLVLPYLVLPSDQFVPALMIMLVIVVAIIFSFTYYISVAKDLPFKKRFLEMAVISLSVAALSFGVGILVKQFLGIDV; translated from the coding sequence ATGGAAAAGCAAGGGAAAGCTATATCTGAAGAAACAAAGCAGTTTATTCTCAAACTTCAGCAAAATGAAGTAACAGACAGAGCCATTTATCTGAATTTGGCAAAACGGGTAAAAAAGCAATCAGAAAAAGAAACCTTGCAGCGAATAGCTGAGGAAGAAGGAGTACATTGTGAAATTTGGGAGAAATATACCAATAAAAAATTAACACCCCAGAAGTTAAAAGTTTGGCTTTATGCTGCTATAAGTTTTATTCTGGGATATACTTTTGCCATTAAAATTATGGAAAAGGGAGAAAAGGATGTACAATACATTTATTCAAACCTGGCTCAAGAAGTTCCAGAAGCAGAGCAGATCCTTAAAGATGAAGAAATACATGAACAGGCCCTGATCGATTTATTAGATGAAGAAAGACTGCAATATGTGGGGTCAATGGTACTGGGACTTAATGATGCTTTGGTAGAGCTGACAGGAACATTGGCAGGCTTAAGTTTTGCTTTACAAGATAACAGATTAGTAGCACTTTCAGGATTGATTACAGGAATTTCGGCGACATTGTCCATGGCTTCGTCAGAGTATTTATCTGCCCGTTCAGAAGGAAATACCAATGCGTTAAAGTCTTCGCTATACACAGGAATTATGTATATCTTTGCAGTGGTTTTACTGGTGTTGCCATATCTTGTGTTGCCCAGTGACCAATTTGTTCCTGCACTAATGATTATGCTGGTTATTGTTGTAGCCATAATTTTTTCATTTACATATTATATTTCTGTTGCAAAGGATTTGCCTTTTAAAAAGAGATTTTTGGAAATGGCTGTAATTAGTTTGTCAGTTGCAGCGTTGTCCTTTGGAGTAGGAATTTTAGTAAAACAGTTTTTAGGAATAGATGTTTAA
- a CDS encoding type IV pilus modification PilV family protein, giving the protein MISFFRFKFSLNQGFTLIEVLVSLSLISMILTAVLGLFVFSAKSSKRSKESFDATYIARNHMEMIYGLSKTVDFESGLDRLRTEKGFERLSLSENLFGKTVEEKYVTISLKEWGNLIDAIVNVYEDSILRAKMETLLIWAE; this is encoded by the coding sequence GTGATTTCTTTTTTTAGATTTAAGTTTTCTTTAAACCAAGGTTTTACCTTAATAGAAGTGTTGGTATCCCTATCCTTAATTTCTATGATTCTCACAGCAGTTTTAGGGTTATTTGTGTTTTCCGCCAAGAGCAGTAAAAGATCAAAAGAATCTTTTGATGCAACCTATATTGCCAGAAATCATATGGAAATGATTTATGGACTAAGTAAAACCGTTGATTTCGAATCCGGGCTTGACAGACTTCGAACAGAAAAAGGTTTTGAAAGACTTTCACTTTCTGAAAATTTATTTGGTAAGACTGTGGAGGAGAAATATGTGACCATTTCTCTTAAAGAATGGGGTAATCTGATCGATGCGATCGTGAATGTTTACGAAGACAGTATTTTAAGGGCTAAAATGGAAACTTTATTAATCTGGGCGGAATAG
- a CDS encoding metallophosphoesterase, whose protein sequence is MKGNPKKFRKIYSIAAAVALLGAFFIWQNNGIVITHYQYTNHKIPESFEGFIIVQVSDLHNKDFHGRLSKKIKEIKPDVIFITGDLIDRRNTKVDVAIQFIEEIAQTAPIYYVSGNHEQLSKRFDELKEKLNEWNVNIMDNSFVLLDQNGDKIGLMGIADPAIYQTERSYLQEDSSAYVRNSLEDLYRNVDTEFNILLSHRPEVYPVYEDMKVDLVFSGHAHGGQIRIPFIGGLIAPNQGFFPKYTEGIYTNGVTSMVVSRGLGNSLFPLRIFNRPELVVVTLKR, encoded by the coding sequence ATGAAAGGAAATCCGAAAAAGTTCAGGAAGATTTACTCAATTGCAGCAGCAGTTGCATTATTAGGCGCCTTTTTTATATGGCAAAATAATGGAATCGTTATAACCCACTATCAATATACCAATCACAAAATACCCGAAAGTTTTGAAGGGTTTATCATTGTCCAGGTTTCTGATTTACACAATAAAGATTTCCATGGGAGATTATCAAAGAAAATAAAGGAAATTAAGCCTGATGTGATTTTTATTACGGGGGATTTGATCGACAGACGAAATACGAAAGTGGATGTTGCAATACAATTCATTGAAGAGATCGCTCAAACAGCTCCTATATACTATGTTTCAGGCAATCATGAGCAATTGTCTAAAAGGTTTGATGAATTAAAAGAAAAATTAAATGAATGGAATGTAAATATTATGGATAACTCATTTGTATTGCTAGATCAAAATGGAGACAAGATAGGATTGATGGGCATAGCTGATCCGGCAATTTATCAAACTGAGCGTTCTTATCTTCAGGAGGATAGCAGTGCATATGTCCGAAATAGTCTTGAGGATCTATATAGAAATGTAGATACAGAATTTAACATTCTTCTTTCTCATAGACCGGAGGTATATCCTGTATATGAAGATATGAAAGTGGATTTAGTTTTTAGTGGGCATGCCCATGGGGGACAAATAAGAATCCCCTTTATTGGAGGACTGATTGCGCCCAATCAAGGGTTTTTTCCAAAATACACGGAGGGGATCTATACCAATGGAGTGACATCCATGGTTGTAAGCAGAGGATTAGGCAATAGTCTTTTCCCCCTCCGAATTTTTAATCGCCCAGAATTAGTAGTCGTTACTTTAAAGCGCTAA
- a CDS encoding PilX N-terminal domain-containing pilus assembly protein: protein MVLFKKWIKNEKGFALTFVLLVLVVVSILGLAIIGMTTSAFKMTRIHSDSESAYYIAEGGVNYTIDWIRTKVNDLYDRVRSADEFFANLESNMNKPIILDTFESNFGRTPEAMITITGSRRSGEDSADYTITSRGRIGNSTRTVKSVITVNWTENGFAYMKDIFLYGSKLKFTGSSINGEEGTIIFDSINLDNNPSLKVSNLYFNASVTLDHSSGDIGNRNKPGKIYINGDLNFLSGAVRDIFGDVYVNGNLKLAGARLYGNVYVNGDVELDWTPQIHENIYYTGILKAPEYFSRDLLDKCIKVDELPDFEIPLLDFELREDAWYAAHGYTVQDNVSEENIPDHARILANHYYSDSSQSPSGNIIIISKGDIVIKGWRHITGVLIAPNGSVFLEGGSFTGIILSKGGVITERGGWDLNMKQLSDFFTEDTLPVTVSKHREIDAGGEETDTNEQNRVIIKSPVQEK, encoded by the coding sequence ATGGTATTGTTTAAAAAATGGATTAAAAACGAAAAGGGCTTTGCCCTTACTTTTGTTTTACTGGTATTGGTTGTTGTATCGATATTGGGACTGGCAATCATAGGCATGACCACATCTGCTTTTAAAATGACAAGAATCCATTCTGACAGCGAAAGTGCTTATTACATAGCAGAAGGAGGGGTGAACTATACGATTGATTGGATTCGTACGAAGGTGAATGATTTATACGATAGGGTCCGTTCTGCAGATGAGTTTTTTGCTAACTTAGAAAGCAATATGAATAAGCCTATCATACTTGATACTTTTGAAAGTAATTTTGGGAGAACTCCGGAAGCCATGATTACCATTACCGGCTCTCGTAGAAGCGGAGAAGACAGTGCAGATTATACCATAACCTCCAGAGGACGTATAGGCAACAGTACAAGAACTGTAAAATCAGTGATAACAGTCAATTGGACTGAAAATGGTTTCGCTTATATGAAAGATATTTTTTTATATGGCTCGAAACTCAAATTTACCGGCAGCAGTATCAATGGAGAAGAAGGAACGATCATATTTGATTCAATCAATTTGGATAATAATCCTTCTTTGAAAGTCTCTAATTTATATTTTAATGCTTCTGTTACTTTGGATCATAGTTCCGGAGATATTGGAAACAGAAACAAGCCGGGAAAAATATATATTAATGGAGATTTGAATTTTCTAAGCGGTGCTGTTCGAGATATTTTTGGAGATGTATATGTGAATGGCAATCTAAAACTAGCAGGGGCCAGGCTTTATGGAAATGTCTATGTGAATGGAGATGTTGAATTGGATTGGACGCCACAAATCCATGAAAACATATACTATACGGGAATTTTGAAAGCTCCAGAATATTTTAGTAGGGATTTATTGGATAAATGTATAAAAGTAGATGAACTACCTGATTTTGAAATACCTTTATTAGATTTTGAGCTTAGAGAAGATGCATGGTATGCTGCCCATGGTTACACAGTACAAGATAATGTATCCGAAGAGAATATACCTGATCATGCCAGAATCCTGGCGAATCACTATTATTCGGACAGCAGCCAAAGTCCCAGTGGTAATATTATCATCATCAGTAAAGGGGATATTGTTATAAAAGGCTGGCGCCACATTACAGGGGTGTTAATTGCGCCCAATGGCAGTGTATTTCTTGAAGGAGGTTCTTTTACAGGGATTATCCTGTCTAAAGGAGGAGTAATTACAGAAAGGGGAGGCTGGGATCTAAATATGAAACAGCTTTCTGACTTTTTTACGGAGGATACTTTGCCTGTAACTGTATCGAAACACAGAGAAATAGATGCTGGGGGTGAAGAAACTGATACGAATGAGCAAAACAGAGTGATCATTAAATCTCCTGTTCAGGAGAAATGA
- a CDS encoding prepilin-type N-terminal cleavage/methylation domain-containing protein — MKKIKKYLKSTQGFSLIELIVVIAILAVLAVIAVPRLVGYQERARTSTDRNNASIIGNAVSLALAEGDLKLNQSNGTATGFVGYEGSSVAASDLSTILVPKYLESIPKPQSVAAEDFTINVNTNGTISITAGGETFYPLTDVSE, encoded by the coding sequence ATGAAAAAGATCAAAAAATATTTGAAAAGTACACAGGGTTTTAGCTTAATTGAATTAATCGTTGTTATAGCAATATTAGCAGTATTGGCTGTTATTGCAGTACCAAGACTTGTGGGGTATCAAGAGAGAGCCAGAACAAGTACAGACCGCAATAATGCCAGCATTATAGGTAATGCGGTGAGTTTGGCATTGGCAGAAGGAGATTTAAAACTTAACCAAAGTAATGGTACAGCAACTGGTTTTGTAGGTTATGAGGGGAGTTCAGTTGCTGCCAGTGATTTAAGTACCATCTTGGTACCGAAATATCTTGAATCGATTCCTAAGCCTCAATCTGTCGCAGCTGAAGATTTTACAATTAATGTTAATACGAATGGTACGATCAGTATTACTGCCGGTGGCGAAACATTCTATCCATTAACTGATGTTAGCGAATAA
- a CDS encoding type II secretion system F family protein — MPQFKYQAISQTGKRLEGIQDANNESEVIALLKEKGYIPIKIFKQLDKDILKNSLSFEKVKAKDLSNFCRQFYFMIHAGVTIASGLDILRKQIENKKLREALEGMYIDVQKGQELSQSMKKYENIFPQLLIHMTEVGEVSGNLDIIMDQMALHYEKESKIQDQIKNAMIYPVILGIASVLVMLFLLTFVMPSFVTMFETSGVELPGPTKVLIRISNFVIRYWYVLLAFILLLFSLFRIFSRTNRGRFVLDTIKMKIPIVNKAIEKIVSSRFASTLSILLSSGISLIEAMEVVSKVVRNKIVEDGLILASEEMRKGAELASALQRINFFPPLVISTIRIGEYSGTLDDILAQLVDFYDSEVESAIKSLITALEPLMIVVMAVLIGSIVIAMVLPMFELGQTIS, encoded by the coding sequence ATGCCTCAATTTAAATATCAAGCAATATCCCAAACAGGAAAAAGGCTGGAAGGTATTCAGGATGCCAATAATGAATCAGAAGTAATCGCTTTACTTAAAGAAAAAGGGTATATCCCCATTAAGATTTTTAAGCAGTTAGACAAGGATATTTTAAAGAACTCTTTATCGTTTGAAAAAGTAAAAGCAAAGGATCTATCTAATTTTTGCCGCCAATTTTACTTTATGATCCATGCCGGTGTAACCATAGCAAGCGGTTTGGACATTTTAAGAAAGCAAATAGAAAATAAGAAATTAAGAGAAGCACTTGAGGGTATGTATATAGATGTTCAAAAGGGCCAGGAATTATCCCAAAGCATGAAAAAATATGAAAACATCTTTCCACAGCTACTGATTCATATGACGGAAGTCGGAGAAGTCAGTGGAAATCTTGATATCATTATGGATCAAATGGCTCTTCATTATGAGAAAGAAAGCAAGATACAGGATCAAATCAAAAATGCTATGATTTATCCAGTTATTTTAGGAATTGCTTCTGTTCTTGTGATGCTTTTTCTGCTGACTTTTGTAATGCCTTCTTTTGTAACTATGTTTGAAACTTCAGGTGTAGAATTACCTGGACCCACAAAAGTCTTAATCAGGATTAGTAATTTTGTTATAAGATATTGGTACGTACTTTTAGCATTTATTTTATTGCTTTTTAGTTTATTCAGGATTTTTTCCAGGACGAACAGAGGAAGATTTGTTTTAGATACCATAAAAATGAAAATACCCATTGTGAACAAAGCAATAGAAAAAATTGTGTCCTCCAGGTTTGCGAGTACTTTATCCATTTTGCTTTCCAGTGGTATTTCCTTAATTGAAGCGATGGAAGTTGTTTCTAAAGTTGTAAGGAATAAAATTGTTGAGGATGGATTGATCCTTGCCAGTGAAGAGATGAGAAAAGGAGCAGAGTTAGCCTCAGCATTACAGAGAATAAACTTTTTCCCCCCTCTGGTTATCTCAACGATCAGGATAGGGGAGTATTCCGGGACTTTGGATGATATTTTAGCACAACTAGTAGATTTTTATGATTCAGAGGTGGAGTCTGCGATTAAAAGTCTTATAACAGCTTTGGAACCTTTAATGATCGTTGTTATGGCAGTGTTAATTGGTTCTATTGTCATTGCTATGGTGTTACCGATGTTTGAACTTGGTCAGACAATTTCGTAA
- a CDS encoding GspE/PulE family protein has product MNQRLGDILVNSGLITKKQLDEALKERSETNKKLGEVLIELGYVTEEDLLKTLEIQLGIPRVNLEEEWINPKVPQLISEDLARRHMVFPFKEEDKILHVAMEDPLNFYGIDDLKITTGRGIKPYIATKKSIQVAIERYYGKQSAKQAMEDFRRQQGELEEEIEAEISDVEMAPIVRIVNSIIKQAIISRASDIHIEPFEEFLRVRLRIDGELQEAMRLDINAHQAVVARIKILGKMNIAEKRLPQDGRIEIKANNREIDLRISIYPTVYGEKIVIRLLDRNNFIKGRDNLGFTNEDSQRIDYLIRNPDGILLVTGPTGSGKTTTLYTLLSELNDEHKNIVTVEDPVEYKIFGLNQTSVNPKIGLTFAHVLRSILRQDPDIIMIGEIRDAETSQIAIRAAITGHLVLSTLHTKDTASTIIRLLDMGVEPYLLSSALIGVISQRLVKKICHHCKIAYEPSENELNILKIKELKILYKGEGCNYCKNTGYRGRTAIHEIMYVDQEIRKLINKNAIEDEIKDAAIKNGMTTLSENCKKLVIEGITTVEEFIRISYSLD; this is encoded by the coding sequence ATGAATCAGCGTTTGGGAGATATTTTAGTTAACAGTGGATTGATTACTAAAAAACAGTTGGACGAAGCATTGAAAGAACGCAGTGAAACCAATAAGAAGTTAGGTGAAGTACTGATCGAATTGGGGTATGTTACTGAGGAAGATTTATTAAAAACCCTTGAAATTCAGCTAGGAATTCCAAGGGTTAATCTGGAGGAAGAATGGATTAATCCGAAGGTTCCGCAGCTTATTAGTGAAGATTTGGCCAGAAGACATATGGTTTTTCCTTTTAAAGAAGAAGATAAGATTTTACATGTTGCTATGGAAGATCCTTTAAATTTCTATGGAATTGATGATTTAAAAATCACAACAGGACGTGGAATAAAGCCATATATTGCAACCAAAAAAAGTATACAGGTAGCCATAGAAAGATATTATGGAAAACAGTCTGCGAAACAAGCAATGGAAGATTTTAGAAGACAACAGGGGGAATTAGAAGAAGAAATCGAAGCTGAAATTTCAGATGTTGAAATGGCACCTATTGTCCGTATTGTGAATTCAATTATTAAACAAGCAATTATCAGTCGTGCCAGTGACATTCATATTGAACCTTTCGAAGAGTTCCTTAGAGTTCGCCTTAGAATTGATGGTGAATTGCAGGAAGCTATGAGATTGGATATCAATGCGCATCAAGCTGTTGTGGCAAGGATCAAGATTCTTGGTAAAATGAATATCGCAGAAAAAAGACTTCCACAAGATGGGCGGATAGAGATTAAAGCAAATAACCGGGAAATCGACCTTAGAATATCCATATATCCTACGGTTTATGGTGAAAAAATCGTGATTCGATTACTGGATAGAAATAACTTCATAAAAGGAAGGGATAATTTAGGATTTACAAACGAGGATAGTCAACGTATTGATTATTTGATTAGAAATCCTGATGGTATTCTGCTGGTTACTGGTCCTACAGGAAGCGGAAAAACGACAACTCTTTATACTTTACTTTCAGAGCTTAATGATGAACATAAAAATATCGTAACCGTTGAAGATCCGGTAGAATATAAAATTTTTGGATTAAATCAGACATCGGTCAATCCCAAAATTGGCCTGACCTTTGCTCATGTACTTCGCTCCATCTTAAGGCAAGATCCGGACATTATTATGATTGGTGAGATCCGTGATGCGGAGACTTCACAGATAGCAATAAGAGCCGCTATTACTGGTCATTTGGTATTAAGTACGCTGCACACCAAAGACACTGCTTCAACGATCATACGGTTATTGGATATGGGGGTGGAACCCTATCTTTTATCATCTGCTTTAATAGGGGTAATTTCCCAAAGGCTTGTGAAAAAAATCTGCCATCACTGTAAAATTGCCTATGAACCGAGTGAAAATGAATTGAATATCCTAAAGATCAAGGAATTAAAAATCCTTTACAAAGGAGAAGGATGCAACTACTGTAAAAACACAGGCTACAGAGGAAGAACGGCAATCCATGAAATCATGTATGTAGATCAAGAAATCAGGAAATTAATAAATAAAAATGCGATTGAAGATGAGATAAAGGATGCTGCGATTAAAAACGGAATGACTACTTTAAGTGAGAATTGCAAAAAGCTCGTAATAGAAGGTATTACCACTGTCGAAGAATTTATAAGAATTTCATATTCTTTAGACTAG
- a CDS encoding PilN domain-containing protein — protein sequence MNKEYNFFAPYIRESRKMARMRLGIVTVLLVLVGSMLILQIFSFFYSNKLKKKLSLLESEIDTFEKNPNVQQYNETVRKYEILTEYGEIITNVDRLIQSTDVIDIDIFNTLERCFPANVNITSLSLDMFELSIQGSGTSMKDIAELERNMRNNERFDKVHVSVINRSENTTTFSVTCLIKDVRINEAQ from the coding sequence ATGAATAAAGAGTATAACTTTTTTGCACCCTACATACGAGAATCCAGAAAAATGGCTCGAATGCGCTTAGGAATTGTGACTGTTTTATTAGTCTTAGTAGGAAGTATGCTCATTTTACAGATTTTTTCTTTTTTTTACTCCAATAAGTTGAAAAAAAAGTTGTCTTTATTGGAAAGTGAAATAGATACATTTGAAAAGAATCCCAATGTTCAGCAATACAATGAAACCGTCAGAAAATACGAGATTCTCACTGAATACGGTGAAATCATCACCAATGTTGATCGTCTCATTCAATCCACAGATGTTATAGATATCGATATTTTCAATACTCTTGAAAGATGTTTTCCTGCCAATGTCAATATTACATCGCTATCATTAGATATGTTTGAACTGTCCATTCAAGGCAGTGGAACTTCTATGAAGGACATAGCAGAGCTTGAAAGAAACATGAGAAACAATGAAAGATTTGATAAGGTTCATGTGAGTGTAATCAATCGTAGTGAAAATACAACGACTTTTTCTGTTACGTGCCTTATTAAGGATGTGAGAATTAATGAAGCTCAGTAG
- the pilM gene encoding type IV pilus assembly protein PilM: MRNITLDIGSQNIRIVEGKSFGKIFTATNLCSIQTPLTVYEDGMLYDIETLANYLKDKVKQHNIKASYISYIIESSYILSREIEAPAIKKHELSSMIHYEMEHNLPNPVDYYILQFKVIHKFVEEGINRLKILVSAVPKHMVESYFKLSKMLNLEPHILNVKHDSVINLFKKQCEGSKNIIFLLLDMGHSSIDAMIYDQCRYRYKRRIDLGGKDISEEIAAFYHLSISEAEQRKKDSARINLESREDNTIESITRKHVDEWIEEINKIILYFTKTNEGQAIHKIWLYGGSSKIPGISEYISLKTGISTSSVYDVVSTNLIKMKINKPETDIKDLYTDYANALSGCIRSRMIP; this comes from the coding sequence GTGAGGAATATTACATTAGATATAGGTTCTCAGAATATTAGAATCGTTGAGGGAAAAAGCTTCGGCAAAATCTTTACTGCTACGAATTTATGCAGCATTCAAACACCTTTAACAGTTTATGAAGATGGAATGTTATATGATATCGAAACTTTAGCGAATTATCTTAAAGATAAGGTGAAGCAACATAATATAAAAGCTTCTTACATCTCATATATTATCGAGAGCTCTTACATATTATCCCGGGAAATAGAAGCTCCTGCAATCAAAAAACATGAACTCTCATCCATGATTCATTATGAAATGGAACATAATCTGCCTAATCCTGTTGACTATTATATATTGCAGTTTAAAGTTATACATAAATTCGTTGAAGAAGGTATCAATCGATTGAAGATACTGGTTTCTGCTGTTCCCAAGCATATGGTGGAGAGCTATTTTAAATTGTCAAAAATGCTAAATTTAGAACCTCATATATTAAATGTAAAACATGATTCAGTGATCAATCTATTCAAAAAACAATGTGAAGGAAGTAAAAATATTATTTTTTTACTTCTTGATATGGGGCATAGTTCCATAGATGCTATGATTTATGATCAATGCAGATACAGATATAAAAGAAGAATTGATTTAGGAGGTAAAGATATCAGCGAGGAAATTGCAGCATTTTATCACCTTTCCATATCTGAAGCAGAGCAAAGGAAAAAAGATAGTGCTCGAATTAATTTAGAGAGCAGAGAAGATAATACTATTGAAAGTATCACGAGAAAACATGTGGATGAATGGATTGAAGAGATTAATAAAATTATTTTATACTTTACAAAGACCAATGAAGGACAAGCAATCCATAAAATATGGTTATATGGAGGAAGCTCAAAAATCCCTGGTATTTCTGAATATATTTCATTAAAGACCGGGATTTCTACAAGCTCTGTTTATGATGTTGTCAGTACAAATCTCATTAAAATGAAAATCAATAAGCCAGAAACAGACATAAAGGACTTATATACAGACTATGCCAATGCCTTGTCAGGCTGCATAAGAAGCAGGATGATACCATGA